The genomic DNA ttttttctttgattttgttataTGGCGGATTACATTGAcaaattttcatatgttgaactatccctgcatccctgggatgaagtctaATTGTTGGATAatttttttgatgtgttcctgaattttgtttgtgagtattttattgagtgtttttacatcaatgttcatgagggataTTGGTatataattctctttcttttttgaatctTACTATGATATGAATATCAAaatgattgtggcctcataaaataaattttgaaatttttcttctgtttctattttgtggaataatttaaggaatattggtattaactcttctttcaaagtctggtagaattctgcactaatgCCCATCTGGTCTTGGGCTATTTTTGGTTAAGAGACTTTTGATAACTGCTTTTACTTCCTTAGGGGCTatgggtctatttaaattgtttatatgatCTTGACATAAGTTTGTTAAGTGGTATCTATTATACAATTGTTTGCTTCTCttatatttttccaatttttgtgGAGTACGAGGTTTTGAAGTTTgaattttttggatttcctcagtgtctgtctccctcttcatttctgtctttgttaATTAGGTAatatatctctgtgtctctgtctctgtctctctctgtctgtctctctctctctctttctctctctctctctctctctctctctctctctctctctctctctctctgtgaactTAGATAATAGTgttcctatcttgttgattttctcaaagagcaaACTCTGTTAATTTATTCTTcatttgttgtctttgtttctattttgttgatttcaaccctcaatttgattattttatactatttgcTCCTCTTGGGCAAGCTTGCTTTAtttgttctaaagctttcaggtgttCTAAGTTGCTAGCGTGAGAACTTTCCAATTcctttatgtaggcacttagtgctataaaattGATCTTAGCACTGCTtgcattgtgtcccataagtttgggtatgctctgctttcattttcattgaacccTAGGAAATCTTTATTTATGCATGACCCAGTAGTCATTCAacagaaagttgttcagtttccatgagtttgtaggctttctgttgtttctgttgttgaaatctagTTTAATCCTTTCTGTTCTGATAAGAAAgagggttgggttttgtttgtttttttcaattttattgtatctgctgaggcttgctttgtgattgaGTATGTGGTCAAATTTGAAGAATATTTCATGAGGTGATGAAAAAGGTATAtacttttgtgtttaggtgaaatgttctgtagacatctgttaaGCTTATATggttcataacatctgttagttcCAGTGTTtctatgtttagtttttgtcCAGATGACCTGTCCACTGGTGAgagtggggttttgaagtctcgCACTATCAACATGTGAGGGTTGATCtgttatttaagctttagtaatgtttcttttacaatagtgagttttattgtgtttgtgtatagatgttaaaaattgaaacatcttcttggtggatttttcctttgataatcATAAAGTatccctccccatctcttttgattaattttgcttagAAGTCTATTTtgtagatattagaatagctacaaCAGCTTGCTTCTTTGGTCGTGTGcttggaaaaagattttttttttgtatccatcaattagcctgtgccttttttctggggaagagatgccattgatattgagaaataCTAATGACctatgattgttaattcctgttactttgatggtggtggtggtggtagtgtgtgtgtgtgtgtgtgtgtgtgtgtgtgtgtgtgtgtgtgtacttcccttcttttggttttgctgatatGAAATTgcttatttcttgtattttcatgtgtgtagtaAGCAtccttggattggagttttccttctagtaccttctgtaggactggatttgtggatagatattgtttgaatttgacatttttatggaatatcttgttttctccatctatggagaaacacatgttgatgtctgagagGTTATGTtgagctgcctctgcccctcaccagcCACCATAAAGGTGGAGCCTACAGAAATCTGAGTGAGGAAGACCTGGTCCTGCCACTCACCTGGACAGCATGAGATAGCTGGCCCTGATAGCATGAGCGCAGAAGAATTGGCACTGCCCCCTCTATAGCTGCTACATCTGGGAAAGCTGGTCCTGACCCTCACAGGATACACCATAATGTGGGCACTGGAGAGCTGATCCTGATGGCATGAATGAGGGAGAGATGGCCTTGCCTCTTGCCCTGGATGGCAGAGGAGAGCTGGCCTGCATATGAGTAGAAGATATCCTCTGCAGGTGGAGGTGGAATAGGTTAGCACTTGTGGGCCAATGGACTGGGAAAGGATGACAGAGAGTTGAGTCTTTGGGATAAAAACCATGGGCTTGGGAGAGTTtctcaggcaggcaggcctcttaCTTGTTCTTCTGACTGGAATGGCCTGTGCCTAAAAAGCATATATCcacctgaggcaggagctggggcacAGAGCAAAAGTGGGATAAGAAGAGTTGGAAACcaacaggggaagagggcaggaggagCTCCTGCCTGTTCTTCTGAGTAGCATGCATGTACATGAGCATACCTCATAAATCTTAAactttattagttttcttttcatgtattcCATCTAAAAGTATATTCCTTGAATATATTGTTTGAATTTTTCCCATGTGGTGGGTAATTTTTAAGACTTTATACAATGTTCAATTTACTAATGTTGTTGGAAAACGTCAAGAGGGAAGAGAAGTTTAGGACTCTGCTCTTCTATTTCAACCTAGTTCTGgtgttttttaatcaaataaatttCATGGGTATATATTGATCCATGTATAAGTAAATCAAATAAAGAAACAGGAAGTTGATATGTATATCTTTGAGTTTATAACAATTGATCTAGACAGTATATCCATTGTCACAATGTTATTTTCATTGACTCATGGATGTGGATTTTCTGTATGTCTTTAATTCCTTTGCACACAGCTTTGCAATTCTAAGTAAAATACctaatatttctttcatttaatgcatagatgagtaaattataatttgAATTAATTACTAATGAGTTTTATTGGCTGTTTCCTTTTGCTCTCCTTTTCTGCCATTTGTTGACCGTTTAAATGTTTCCTCAAATCTCTTTATATATTAGCTAGAATTTCTATATTAATAAGTTGAGATAGTCTCATCTTTTCCTTTATGATTAGAAGTATTTTATATAAGGGTCTTGCTTATCTTACTCTAACTAGAATCAATGTGCtactattaaatatatattttaagattgcTTCATTCATTAACTGATCATGAAAGTTTTTCATAGGAATTATGTGAGAGTATTCCTCAACGACATTAACATTTTTACATAAAACAATGTTTACAAGATAGACATGAGAAATTTCTAGATACCTCCATAGAATGAattatgtctgtttttgtgtgctCATGGACTACAGATAAATGTAGATACACtagatatttatttgtatgtctcATGTTAATGTCTTAAATGGTAAGAAGCATGAAGAGCTATTGGAAACAAAagacaacagaataaaaagattTGAAATCCATATGACAATCAAGtgcaaagtgataaaaaaaaatctttttctcacTTTCAACACAGAATGTCTAGGAAGAAATGGCTGAAGGCAATCAGTCCACAGTGACTGAGTTCATCCTCGCTGGGCTCACAGACAAACCAGAACTGCAGctgcccctcttccttctcttccttagcATCTACCTGTTTACAGTGCTGGGCAACCTGGGCATGATCATCCTGATCCTGCTCAGCTCCCATCTgcacacccccatgtacttcttcctcagaaGCCTGTCCTTCATTGACCTCTGTTATTCCACTGTCATTATCCCCAAAATGCTGGTGAATTTTGTGACAGAGAAAAACATCATTTCCTACCCTGAATGCATGACTCAGCTCTACTTCTACATAGTTTTTGTTATATGTGAGTGCTTTCTGTTGTCTGCAATGGCATATGACCGTTATGTTGCCATCTGTAACCCCTTGATGTATAATGTCACCATGTCTTACCAAGTCTGTTTCTGGATGGTAGGTGGGGTGTATGCAATAGGCTTTATTGAAGCCACGGTTAACACTGCCTGCATGCTACACGTGATTTTCTGTAAGGCTAATGTAGTAAACCACATCTTCTGTGATCTTTATCCATTGCTGCAACTTGCCTGCTCCAATATGTTTGTCACTGAGGTAGTAGTTCGGTGCCTCagtactttaaatttttgtgttcCAACTCTGACCATCGTGAGCTCTTATAGTTTGATCATTGCCAAAATCATCCGCATTAAATCCACTGGGAGCAGATTCAAAGCCTTCAGCACCTGCAGCTCCCACTTCTCTGCTGTTGCTGTCTTCTTTGGTTCTCTGGCATTCATGTACTTTCAGCCACCATCTGCCAGCTCCAAAGATCAAGGAAAAGTGTCCTCTGTGTTTTATACTACTGTTGCACCCATGCTGAACCCCCTAATCTACAGCCTGAGGAATAAGGATGTCAAACTTGCTATAAATAAGTTGCTACAAAAGAAGAGACctcatatgtaaaaaaaaaaaaaataatttctgttaGAAAAGAGTTCTTTTATCTacaattttgatttaaaaataatctgagaTAGCAATGCATGTAAAATCTTGAAATTGGGCTTTCTTCCCGGTTATTAAAAAATATCAAGAATTGGATCCAACATTTTCAGATGGAGGAAGCAATTTTGGAGTAAACAAGAGTATATCAACTTGAAGCTAACTACAACACATCTaagtatttttcaaaagaattccAAAGTCTTCCTGTAGTTCATTGTGTTTTAATGTGTGTTGAATATGgctcttttctgaaaatatttacttttcttctttaagagaATAAACACATGTGTTAGAAAGTCTTCtgttgtctggtgtgtgtgtgtgtgtgtgtgtgtgtgtgacttttctaAATTGAGTGTTCTATCAATTATATCTGAAAGAAGTATCTCTAAAATAAAgagactttgaaaaaaattaatagatcCAATTTATCATTTCTAAACCTTCATAAGAAGATAGAACTGTGTTGGGGAATATAAAACATATTAGAAATAATATTGTTTTGCCTTCAGGAAGCAACACTGAAAACATTGAATAAGACTATTCATGTCTGCACATGTTCATACACTGTTGCCATAGTGATTGAAGCAGATTGGGACCATTGctactgtctttgtttttctgaaagtTCTACACTATTTTCCTCTATTTAAAATAACATCTGCACTTTCCTAAGACCACATCTTAGAATCTCAGTTTCAGAAGTGATAAATAAGTTCAATATTGTGCTctttttcatattgaaaaattaaaactgaaaacttAGTGTCTATCTAATTACATGTATTATTCATATCCTCAAACTAACTATCCTCTTTGGGTTCTTTACTTGCATGGAAGCGACTTATAcccaataaattttattttctcatgctCACCCAATTACGTTCTGTGTCAAATAGTATAAACATCGAAAAGTCTCAGTATCTTTTGGTGGCATCCACATTCCATGTCTTCTCCTGAAGACTTCAACAGCAGCAAGGTGGCTTTTCTGGCCTATCCCTAGGACAGATTCTCCTAAAATAAAGCACTACTATGCTGCTTGGAAACTTGTACATCTCATGATTTCTGGGAGCTTCAAAGCCTTTAAATGAGGTACATTAAGGGAACAAGCATGGAGATTTCCAAATAGGACATGGTACCCATACTCACTGTATTAATCTGTGTCCAGAATAGAATCACTGAAGCTTTTACTCCTCTTCCCAGTGTTaacttttatgtatgtatgtatgtatgtatgtatgtatgtacgatttgtttttctatctctttattttaAACCTGTTTACCTTGCATCTATTATTTCAGCTAAATCCTACAATATGCAAAGAATATTGAtagtttttccttcagttttcctTCAAGTATTTGACAAGACACCCTTTTGCCATGTCTATTCTACCTCACCTTGTAACACAAAACTAGAAACAAGAAGAGAacattctatttaaaaacaaaacaaggaaaatcaacaagatagaaaaacccttagccaaactaactaaaagcagaAAGTATCCAAATTAatgaaatcaggaatgaaaaggggacataacaacagacactgaggaaatccaaagaatcgttgggtcttacttcaaaagtctatactccaaaaaaattagaaaatctaaaggaaatagatGATTTTCTAGGTAGAAACCAGTTACTAAAGtcaaatcaagatcaggtaaataaacagtcctataacccctaagaaaataaaagtagtcattaaaattctcccaaacaaacgaaaaaagcCTCTAGGCCAGAATGTGTTACTGCAGCATtttatcagactttcaaagaagagataataccaatactcccCAAATgattccacaaaagagaaacaaaaggaacattgccaaactcaggCTCATTCTTTGAGACCACAGTCACCCAGATACCTAAATGATGACGATAAAGAATGAGAATTTCAGGATCCTAAtttaaccattctctgagaggccccacccagcagctgatcaaatcagatgctgagactcacatgaTACTACCAGTACTATGTGATTATTTGATTTTGGAAAACACACTCAAAGTCATGATCAGATACATGGGTTCAGATATATGGAGGAAGCAGTTCTGGATGCTCCTGTGTTCATCCACCGAGAGTTAACTGTAGcacctcaaagtagttttaaatcCCTTCAAAGCCTTCTTTGTTTATCTGTAGCCTAACTATTTTCATGTGATATTTATTCCTCTTACTTAAGGGAATGGTTTTTGTTAGTATGATTTGATAGTTTCAATATTTTGTGTAATTAGCCTTCAAAATTAAGTCTGTTAACAACTATTTCTGAATGTGAtctctaaaataaattatttttagtaaaaatatttttatattaaataaattccCTGATTCTTACTAGTACATAAGCCTACCATGGTAATGGAAACATGAGAAAAATTTTGGCTCCTCCCTACAAGGAACTGATATTGTGTGAGACAATGCTCAGCGTGGTACGAATTTCCCACAATCCCACACACTGTACACTCTTCTTCCATCCAATATTGGAGTTTGTTCTGCTAAGTATCTTGTATCACTCTCCCTTGTTTCAAAGAATGAATTaattatcagaaaacaaaattttagaatCTCATATTCAGAAATTGCCTTCTTAGCACAatttgagatagtgtctcccTGTGTTGCCCTAGCTGGCCTATAACATAGTATACAGACcagaatgtcctggaactcatagtcaTCACCTCCCTCTACAtccaaagtgctgggaataaagatgtaAAGCAGCACGTgtatcctttttgttttattttgttctgtttaggctcttggtttttttttttttttttctgtattatttaacAAATGCATATGTGtagtttattcattcatattgAAACATTAAATCGGCAATAATTGTTTCACTGAAGGGAAGTAACACACATCCTCTAAAATGGACTAGCCATTCTGGGGAAAAGTACATTCAAAGAAGAGCCCACCaataaaaattttccttttctaacACTCAAGAATGCAGGAAGTCTTATGATTAGAGAATAGAATGACCTGGAAGGgtctggagctccacaaggagaccaatggtgCCAACAAATCCAGGAAGAGGATGGGGGTGCTGctgagactgatgtaccaaccaaggaccatgcatggtgaggacctagtcTTTCTGCTCAGATGttgtagataggcagcacagtctgctTGTGGGTCCCATACATAATATGAGGaataaggactacttctgacatggactcaggaccccacacattgatcactttcccctagtgTGGCGGTCCTGCCAGgcaacagagaaagaggatacagacagtctagataagacttgataggctgaggtcacatgttaggggaagagggctcccttttctgaggactaggggagggagagtgggactagAAGGCAATGAGAGAAGGGGTTACAATTAGgttgtaaagtaaacaaattaaaatttaaaaattaggtttataggaccctctggattcttctgtttccccattctcccatgcttctctcacctagagtcccaatagggtgtcctcccctctgacccactttcctggtaaatgaagactttcataggacatgccccttgggctagtgtcccgatataagtgagtatataccatttgcctctttctgcttctgggttaactcactcatgatcatttctagttcaatccatttgtccacaaatttcaagaattccttgtttttaatagctgagtagtattccatcatgtaaatgtactacagtttatccattcttctcctgaggacacttaggctgtttccatgttctggctattatgaataaggctgctatgaacatggttgagcaaatgttcttgttgtgtgctggagcatcttctgggtatattccaaggagtggaatagctgggtcttgaggaagccctattcccatttttctgagatagcaccagatagatttccaaagtggctgtactagtttgtattcccaccagcaatgaaggagtttttctctctctccacatcctcgccagcatgtggtgtcgcttgaattttcaaacccctagccagatctagccaatggaaaggacattcttcacagttgagaggagagtggggactgactttcacacgaactctggtgccccatatttggccacgacccctggatggggagacctggtggcactcagaggaagtatagcaggctaccaagaagagacttgataccctatgagcatataaagggggaagaagtccccctcagtcacagtcataggggaagggattaaggggaaaatgggagggagggaggaatgggaggatacagggatggataaccattgagatgtaatatgaataaattaataaaatatattttaaaataaaaataaaataacaaaattaaagaaaatgaagaaatgaagctCATATTAAAGGACATGAAGACATGAGGAAGAAGACCTTAGTTTTCCCGGATTATCATCATCTCCAGCTAAGAGCCCCACCATCTCTTTCACATCTTCCTTTTGCACAACCCACATGCCTCCTTCTCCTTGAGGCAGCAGAACCTACATGACTTTCCTCATTTCTCCATGAAGAGTTCCTCAGACTCAACcataattaaatatttgtttccaGCTTGCTTCAAAATATGATGGGAACATGCCATGTCACCTTTGCTTCACTGTATGCTGTCAAAAATTGCAATGAGAGAGAAAAGTCCATTCCTCTATTTGAAATCATAAACACATATTTGCTATCAAATATTATTACAGACTAATAGATATCAAAAacattgataatttaaaaaacctaaACATTCTATAATGAAACATTGTGATATGCTTAGACAATAAACTCATGCAGAGTTTGACTTTTATTTCTCTGATACAAAATTTCCATCCATGTGGGGGACAATAGGGTAGCAAAAGGGGTCACCATCACAGCATTCCAGAAGGCAGATAGTGATACAAAATGTGAACTAGGATAATGTGCTCCCCATAGGACCTATATCCTACAGCTGCACCCCACCTTCCAAATTTTCCAGAACCCTGCAAAATAAGTGGTGGCTAGGGACAAGTTTTCAGGACATCATGTATAGGAGACATTTCAGATTAAattgtaatatataataaaaattatgccTGTATAAATTTTTCCTCTTACATATATTAGGAAGAAATATGTATGACACCCAGCAAGATTATCTAATACAGGAAGCTCTACAATAAAACAGTGGATATTCTATGGACAGCAAACTGCTCTCAATCTCACCCTCTCAGCTACAGGGAAGCTTAAGGTCTAAAAATAGAAGTGATTTTCCCGTACTGTTCAGCCACAAAAATCTTGAGATCAATAGGTAGAAATCTGTAAGTATTTCAATTCACAAAACACTAGAGCCTGGATTCTTTTGGTAGACAGACTATAGAAATATATGTTTTCATAGTTATTTTTCACACAAAGTCATGATCTGTGGCCATGCGTCCTTTAAGCTCATTTGGTATCCCTAGTGGTCCTTCCATGAACAACCCTCACTATCCATCCTTCTCACTGGGCAGATTAGAGGCATGTGTACCTTTGACTCATCATAAAGTTCCTTAATTTGAGATCATTTTCAATCAAACGTTGACATTTCAGAGGAGACATGATatgtctcagtggataagagAGAGTGATGCACAAACATATAGATCAAAATTTATTGACCAAGTAAAAAAGGTTAGTGTGGCAGTGTACCCCAACCCtggagctgggagagagagagacaggaggcctGTCAGTCTAACCAAAACTTTATAAAATTTCAAGCTCCAGATTCAGCAAGAGACCTTGACATTTGGAAATATGAAGTACAGTAATAAAAGTCACTGACTCTCAGCCCTATGTAGACCATAGTAAAAAGCCCTCCAGGTGTTTAGGTATCACATCAGAATAGAAAGCCATAAGAGCAAAAAATTCAGATGTGATGAATGACAAGAAAACATCCTCTGAAGGACATTTGTATGTATGCCATCatagagactgtgacagcatgtctaagacctgcacaagatcaagtcaTACAAAATCCTAACAGTGGCGAAGGGTGCATAAAATCCCACCTGTATCGAGGGGCTACTGAGGAGGGTCTGGGAGAGGCACAGCTTTCTTTAAAGTCAGCCATACTCCTTTGGATGGTCCACACAGAAGGGTGAGTAGACGAGTAATACAAATTGCACTCCAtgggttttaaaataaatgaatgaggcCCCAAAGTTCAGTGGGTTTGGAATGAGGAGGTGTGTTTGAGAAGAGGTGATAGAGgggaattaacataataaaaatgcaatGTATAAAATCGTCAAAGCTCATTCTTCACAtgggggagagcggggactgcctctggtaagaactctggtgcctgtgatttggtcactgccccttaggggagaggccctgtgggaacacataggaaggggatgcaagttatccagatgaggcctgataggctgaggtcagacagtgggggagcaGGATCCTacctgtcaaaggtctagggaggggaatagagcagaaaaggaatggagggtggggacaggaggatgggAGCAAAGGGATTACAGTAAGGGTGTAATGTAAATAATTAtagtgataattttaaaaactaaaaataaatatataaagagatcatcaaagaattaacaaaatatctttaaaacccAAAACAGCCAATATTGATattaatgtttgtttatttatactctgctttacttctattttcttaatgtttttctcACCATCAGTTTTGCTCCTGACAAATCCATCCTAATGGTGTAATTGCAGTTAGTTTCCATGGCACTTGGGCTCCCGTCTACTGTTCCAATTGTTCTTGTTTGTGATAAGTTTAATAGGGTTGAGACTACCAGCCAGCTATTGTTCAGAGTGGCGATCATATTAGACTGAGCTAATGCGTTTTATGTTATTATGTTTTGTCACTGGCAAACTACAAAAGCAAGTGTGGGTCTCCTCACACCATATCAAGACCAACTGTGAGGGGATGAGTGATGGTGCTCTGTTTATTTTAGAGCAGATTGTTTACATAAATCATTAGGAATTCTTCTGTATTGATGATTTGCCTCTTTGCCTCTTATCCCTTACTCGTTTATTTCTTAGCTTTGCATGTCTCTATGGATGCACAGATAGTAGTTTTTATTCAGATTAATTTTCTACTACCAGTACATTTATATTGGTCTTGAAGTTATTCAAGTTTGGACattagaaacctttttttttttttttttttttcctactctacTTAGGTCTGTTTGACACCTCACATTAGATTATTCtcgaatttttgtttgtttgtttgtttgtttgtttgtttttgcttcctgGCAAGAAAATATGTTCACATCTTGGATACTTTTGGCCTAATatcaatattattaatttattcaagaaGCTTTGTTTAAgtgaggaagaacagcaaggTCAGCACACCCATGCGAGCTGTGTGTGCTCACTGCTATTTTGGTGTAGTTGCTTCAAACTTCTGTGCAGACTCAATCAGGACTCCTTTGTGTTCATGCATAATGTTCCATAACATCAGTTAGTGCCACAGGCACTTTAGAAACCCCCATAGGTTGGCTGTGGCCTTCCACTTCAGGAAACGTGGCTGCCATCACCCACTGCCTATGCATTTTCCTGGCTCATTCCTAATTTTGGTTATGGTATAGTAGTTACAAATTTTCAACATGTATCTTTATGAAAACAGCCCTTTCAACAGCTCTATAAACTAAAGTGGTTCCTATTACAGCTTGTTTTATCTTTAGTTCTATAGTTAGTACTCATTCCCAAACTTAACTTACATCAGCATGATCTTCTTGAGCCCTTTCCCTGAGggtatagttttaaaatgtcacaaaacaataagaaaataagtaagtaacaacttttaaaattttttttccttaagattttattttcttccatttatgtatatgagtatatgTGTACTAATGTACAGGTGCccacggaagccagaagaggacatccgaATTTTCTGGAGCTAAAGTGACACACATTTGTGAGAACGTGGGTCCTGTGAAGTGACCTCAatgcctctgcaagaacagttatgtggtcttaactgttgagtcattgCTCCAGCCCCCGGTTAGAGACATGTAATAGCAGTCACAAATCCTTATCTATTTCTCCGCCccttaaaataactgaaaaaactAAACTCCAAAATTTCAGAAACGATTTTCAAACTGGaatttgttgttaaaaaaaaaaaaaacctgtctacAATTCTATCTCCAGACGTTATAttctagcttaaaaaaaaaaaagaattttacttATGGGAATTATTGAGTGTTATAAAAAGGATAATAAAGGAAACTTTAATTGTCCTTGTCTCACAGCAACTCATCCCCTGTGGAAAGAAACCTTGGGAGAATTTccttttacatataattttactgAAAATGTGGTCTGAAATGCTACATGACAATAACAGCATTCAGGTATGTGCCTGGGGAAGCTAGGAGGACATTCAGGACAGTGGATATGGATGTGCACAAGAACTATTCAGAACGAGAGGTTTGCCTGCCTATTCCTTAAATATATAGGAAGGCCTGTGGTTTTACTTTGGATTATAggtttcaaaatataa from Acomys russatus chromosome 14, mAcoRus1.1, whole genome shotgun sequence includes the following:
- the LOC127198011 gene encoding olfactory receptor 150-like; its protein translation is MAEGNQSTVTEFILAGLTDKPELQLPLFLLFLSIYLFTVLGNLGMIILILLSSHLHTPMYFFLRSLSFIDLCYSTVIIPKMLVNFVTEKNIISYPECMTQLYFYIVFVICECFLLSAMAYDRYVAICNPLMYNVTMSYQVCFWMVGGVYAIGFIEATVNTACMLHVIFCKANVVNHIFCDLYPLLQLACSNMFVTEVVVRCLSTLNFCVPTLTIVSSYSLIIAKIIRIKSTGSRFKAFSTCSSHFSAVAVFFGSLAFMYFQPPSASSKDQGKVSSVFYTTVAPMLNPLIYSLRNKDVKLAINKLLQKKRPHM